The following proteins are encoded in a genomic region of Melopsittacus undulatus isolate bMelUnd1 chromosome 8, bMelUnd1.mat.Z, whole genome shotgun sequence:
- the TBC1D24 gene encoding TBC1 domain family member 24 isoform X1: MDEYSRFVDWDKMDSSLQSQDVKELTCPELPELKQLARQGYWAKNHSLRAKVYHKLLSNIPCRTVTPDANVYRDIVVKIIGKRSGSSLPLPEFVDDTLVPTYCLNAEGIGAVRKIILCIANQFPDISFCPALPSVVALLLHYSKDEAECFEQVCRILACNDPSKRLIDQTFLAFESSCMTFGDLANKYCQAAHKLMVAVSEDVLEVYSDWQRWLFGELPMVYVARVFDVLLVEGYKVLYRVALALLKFFRKVRGGQPMKSDSIQQDIRMFVRDIAKSVPPEKLLEKAFAVRLFSRKEIQLLQMANEKALQQKGITVKQKSIASPRRQNVHLAVHAENFKSEIVSVKEMRDIWSWIPERFALCQPLLLFTTSEHGCSLSRFYSHSEGHEPTLLLIKTTAKEVCGAYLSTDWSERRRGGSTLSFFGTGECFVFRLKPEVERYEWVIIKHPELAKPGSETENHTSPSSSTLSSGSAPSHSSDHLSPFLSARHFKLPSKTASMFMAGSSECIIIGGGDGQALYLDADLNHGRTSHCNTFNNQPLCSESFQISLLEVWGFLDTMNG; the protein is encoded by the exons ATGGATGAGTACAGCCGCTTTGTGGACTGGGACAAGATGGACAGTTCTTTGCAGAGCCAGGATGTGAAGGAGCTGACCTGCCCCGAGCTCCCAGAGCTCAAGCAGCTGGCTCGCCAAGGCTACTGGGCCAAGAACCACTCCCTGAGAGCCAAAGTGTACCACAAGCTTCTCAGCAATATCCCATGCCGTACAGTCACCCCGGATGCAAATGTGTACCGAGACATTGTGGTAAAGATCATTGGGAAGCGCAGTGGTAGCTCTCTTCCATTGCCAGAGTTCGTGGATGACACCCTGGTCCCCACATACTGCTTGAATGCAGAAGGTATCGGGGCGGTCAGGAAGATCATCCTGTGCATTGCAAATCAGTTCCCAGATATCTCATtttgcccagcactgccctcGGTGGTTGCTTTGCTCCTACACTACAGCAAGGACGAGGCTGAGTGCTTTGAGCAGGTTTGTCGCATCCTTGCTTGCAATGACCCATCCAAGCGGCTCATTGACCAGACGTTCTTGGCTTTTGAGTCGTCTTGTATGACCTTTGGAGACCTGGCAAATAAGTACTGTCAGGCGGCGCATAAGCTAATGGTGGCAGTGTCCGAGGACGTGCTGGAAGTGTACTCTGACTGGCAGCGATGGCTCTTTGGAGAGCTGCCCATGGTGTATGTTGCTCGGGTCTTTGATGTGTTACTGGTGGAAGGCTACAAAGTTCTCTATCGCGTGGCACTGGCTCTTCTAAAGTTTTTTCGCAAAGTCAGAGGTGGGCAGCCCATGAAGTCTGACAGCATACAGCAGGACATCCGAATGTTTGTGAGGGACATTGCCAAGTCAGTGcctccagagaagctgctggaaaagGCCTTTGCTGTCCGCCTTTTCTCACGGAAGGAGATACAGCTGCTGCAGATGGCCAATGAGAAGGCTTTGCAGCAGAAGGGCATCACGGTCAAACAGAAGAG TATTGCATCTCCCAGAAG GCAGAATGTGCATTTAGCAGTTCATGCTGAGAACTTCAAGTCTGAAATTGTCAGTGTGAAAGAGATGCGAGATATCTGGTCGTGGATCCCAGAGCGGTTTGCACTTTGCCAGCCCCTCTTGCTTTTCACCACTTCGGAACATGGCTGTAGTCTGAGCAG ATTCTATTCTCACAGCGAGGGACATGAACCAACTCTTCTCCTCATCAAGACCACAGCAAAAGAG GTGTGTGGTGCTTACTTGTCGACCGACTGGAGCGAGCGCAGGCGAGGAGGGAGCACGCTGAGTTTCTTTGGAACTGGGGAATGCTTTGTGTTTAGG CTGAAGCCAGAAGTGGAACGCTACGAATGGGTGATCATAAAGCACCCAGAACTGGCCAAGCCTGGgtcagagacagaaaatcatACCTCACCAAGTTCCAGCACGCTTTCTTCCGGCAGCGCCCCATCACACTCCTCAGATCACCTTTCTCCCTTCTTATCAGCTCGGCACTTCAAGTTGCCTTCCAAAACAGCCTCCATGTTCATGGCTGGCAGCAGCGAATGCATCATTATAG GAGGTGGTGATGGCCAGGCTCTTTACCTCGATGCAGATCTGAACCATGGAAGAACCAGCCACTGCAATACCTTCAATAATCAGCCATTGTGCTCTGAAAGCTTCCAGATCTCTCTCTTGGAGGTGTGGGGCTTCTTGGACACCATGAATGGTTGA
- the TBC1D24 gene encoding TBC1 domain family member 24 isoform X2 — MDEYSRFVDWDKMDSSLQSQDVKELTCPELPELKQLARQGYWAKNHSLRAKVYHKLLSNIPCRTVTPDANVYRDIVVKIIGKRSGSSLPLPEFVDDTLVPTYCLNAEGIGAVRKIILCIANQFPDISFCPALPSVVALLLHYSKDEAECFEQVCRILACNDPSKRLIDQTFLAFESSCMTFGDLANKYCQAAHKLMVAVSEDVLEVYSDWQRWLFGELPMVYVARVFDVLLVEGYKVLYRVALALLKFFRKVRGGQPMKSDSIQQDIRMFVRDIAKSVPPEKLLEKAFAVRLFSRKEIQLLQMANEKALQQKGITVKQKRQNVHLAVHAENFKSEIVSVKEMRDIWSWIPERFALCQPLLLFTTSEHGCSLSRFYSHSEGHEPTLLLIKTTAKEVCGAYLSTDWSERRRGGSTLSFFGTGECFVFRLKPEVERYEWVIIKHPELAKPGSETENHTSPSSSTLSSGSAPSHSSDHLSPFLSARHFKLPSKTASMFMAGSSECIIIGGGDGQALYLDADLNHGRTSHCNTFNNQPLCSESFQISLLEVWGFLDTMNG; from the exons ATGGATGAGTACAGCCGCTTTGTGGACTGGGACAAGATGGACAGTTCTTTGCAGAGCCAGGATGTGAAGGAGCTGACCTGCCCCGAGCTCCCAGAGCTCAAGCAGCTGGCTCGCCAAGGCTACTGGGCCAAGAACCACTCCCTGAGAGCCAAAGTGTACCACAAGCTTCTCAGCAATATCCCATGCCGTACAGTCACCCCGGATGCAAATGTGTACCGAGACATTGTGGTAAAGATCATTGGGAAGCGCAGTGGTAGCTCTCTTCCATTGCCAGAGTTCGTGGATGACACCCTGGTCCCCACATACTGCTTGAATGCAGAAGGTATCGGGGCGGTCAGGAAGATCATCCTGTGCATTGCAAATCAGTTCCCAGATATCTCATtttgcccagcactgccctcGGTGGTTGCTTTGCTCCTACACTACAGCAAGGACGAGGCTGAGTGCTTTGAGCAGGTTTGTCGCATCCTTGCTTGCAATGACCCATCCAAGCGGCTCATTGACCAGACGTTCTTGGCTTTTGAGTCGTCTTGTATGACCTTTGGAGACCTGGCAAATAAGTACTGTCAGGCGGCGCATAAGCTAATGGTGGCAGTGTCCGAGGACGTGCTGGAAGTGTACTCTGACTGGCAGCGATGGCTCTTTGGAGAGCTGCCCATGGTGTATGTTGCTCGGGTCTTTGATGTGTTACTGGTGGAAGGCTACAAAGTTCTCTATCGCGTGGCACTGGCTCTTCTAAAGTTTTTTCGCAAAGTCAGAGGTGGGCAGCCCATGAAGTCTGACAGCATACAGCAGGACATCCGAATGTTTGTGAGGGACATTGCCAAGTCAGTGcctccagagaagctgctggaaaagGCCTTTGCTGTCCGCCTTTTCTCACGGAAGGAGATACAGCTGCTGCAGATGGCCAATGAGAAGGCTTTGCAGCAGAAGGGCATCACGGTCAAACAGAAGAG GCAGAATGTGCATTTAGCAGTTCATGCTGAGAACTTCAAGTCTGAAATTGTCAGTGTGAAAGAGATGCGAGATATCTGGTCGTGGATCCCAGAGCGGTTTGCACTTTGCCAGCCCCTCTTGCTTTTCACCACTTCGGAACATGGCTGTAGTCTGAGCAG ATTCTATTCTCACAGCGAGGGACATGAACCAACTCTTCTCCTCATCAAGACCACAGCAAAAGAG GTGTGTGGTGCTTACTTGTCGACCGACTGGAGCGAGCGCAGGCGAGGAGGGAGCACGCTGAGTTTCTTTGGAACTGGGGAATGCTTTGTGTTTAGG CTGAAGCCAGAAGTGGAACGCTACGAATGGGTGATCATAAAGCACCCAGAACTGGCCAAGCCTGGgtcagagacagaaaatcatACCTCACCAAGTTCCAGCACGCTTTCTTCCGGCAGCGCCCCATCACACTCCTCAGATCACCTTTCTCCCTTCTTATCAGCTCGGCACTTCAAGTTGCCTTCCAAAACAGCCTCCATGTTCATGGCTGGCAGCAGCGAATGCATCATTATAG GAGGTGGTGATGGCCAGGCTCTTTACCTCGATGCAGATCTGAACCATGGAAGAACCAGCCACTGCAATACCTTCAATAATCAGCCATTGTGCTCTGAAAGCTTCCAGATCTCTCTCTTGGAGGTGTGGGGCTTCTTGGACACCATGAATGGTTGA